A genomic segment from Pseudoxanthomonas sp. CF385 encodes:
- a CDS encoding TonB-dependent receptor produces the protein MHTQRRAAPLRSGLTLALLAVIHTAVAQEAPAPAEPAPQTEAAPADDAKTLDKVVVVGSHIQGASTTDALPVMVVGAEQIDAAGAISGDELMRTIPQMGDVLFDASNNPQTSNAARGDVNSVNLRSLGVGNTLVLLNGRRLVQHPTSQGTSDTGTVPVQSFNSNAIPVSGLDRMEILLDGAAAIYGADAVAGVVNTVLQTDFDGVSASARYGTAEGTGMNEFETNIFAGKNFDRGNVSVFLNYTDRSELMAADQDYTSTDDLRGLFADYPDFAGLAVLDGRSSHTPWARLTVGPRAVIRSNGTAVTNTAGAFRVQPSSFGCGVSLGNDLCLASGNHNFNTTNREMRYDTRYGTTVRPSVERFNAYLTGHYALDNGVEAFGEVGYYQATSEALQPPVVNLNSLWIPASNYWNPFGATTLPDGTPNPNRLPGLTNVPAAGLPVQMSNYRYVDTGFQRVRVENYQARFLAGLRGEWNGWNWETALLYSEAEAKDRSPNINMTALQRQLALSTPDAYNPFSGGCVATPTHSDCSPSSQAAIDAIVFDLVRESRTTLTMADFKMSRADLFALPAGEVGIAFGAEARRETQEDNRDANLDGTYTFTDLVTGETNLSNVAAVSPNPDTRGSRNVGSAYVEFAVPLVSADMDIPLVHRLDMQLAGRYEHYSDFGSVAKPKVALAWDLVEGVRLRGSYSEGFRAPNLEQTNATQYSRLASGVDHIRCEADLRAGRIASFSACGQNTAGASLLVAGNPDLDPEESTNTSYGVVFQPAFIPERFGNFTFTVDRWKIKQEQIVGLLGAQTALTLDYLNRVEGGGNPLVVRAAPTQEDIDFFAGTGIDAVGQVIAINDRFINLQPQTAGGLDIGMDWSLRRTRFGSFSASLNATKLMEFTRDPGDIVNALYAARAAGTIDPLTPLPDPSQLIGQNGRPEWRASGSLTWNKGPWRVGYSAQYMSSFEQPQLLGVSGDPWVVEDRLFHNLYGQYRFPDGTALRLGVRDLTDEGPALADGGYRGSLHNPWGRYFYVNISRSF, from the coding sequence ATGCATACCCAACGACGCGCCGCCCCATTGAGGAGCGGCCTCACCCTGGCCTTGCTGGCCGTCATCCACACGGCCGTGGCCCAGGAGGCGCCCGCGCCGGCCGAGCCTGCTCCGCAGACCGAAGCCGCACCCGCCGACGATGCCAAGACCTTGGACAAGGTGGTCGTGGTGGGCTCGCACATCCAGGGCGCATCCACCACCGACGCGCTGCCGGTGATGGTGGTCGGCGCGGAGCAGATCGATGCCGCCGGCGCGATCTCCGGCGACGAACTGATGCGCACCATTCCGCAGATGGGCGACGTGCTGTTCGATGCGTCCAACAACCCGCAGACCAGCAACGCGGCGCGCGGCGACGTCAATTCGGTGAACCTGCGCTCGCTCGGCGTCGGCAACACGCTGGTGCTGCTCAACGGTCGCCGCCTGGTCCAGCACCCGACCAGCCAGGGCACGTCCGACACCGGCACGGTGCCGGTGCAGAGCTTCAACTCCAACGCGATCCCGGTCTCCGGACTGGACCGCATGGAGATCCTGCTCGACGGCGCGGCCGCCATCTACGGCGCCGATGCGGTGGCCGGCGTGGTCAACACCGTGCTGCAGACCGACTTCGACGGGGTCAGCGCCAGTGCGCGCTACGGCACCGCCGAGGGCACGGGCATGAACGAGTTCGAGACGAACATCTTCGCCGGCAAGAATTTCGACCGCGGCAACGTGTCGGTGTTCCTGAACTACACCGACCGCTCCGAACTGATGGCGGCGGACCAGGACTACACGTCCACCGACGACCTGCGCGGGCTGTTCGCCGACTATCCGGATTTCGCCGGCCTGGCGGTGCTGGATGGCCGCTCCTCGCACACGCCGTGGGCGCGCCTGACGGTGGGTCCGCGCGCGGTGATCCGCTCCAACGGCACGGCGGTGACGAACACGGCCGGCGCGTTCCGCGTGCAACCGTCGAGCTTCGGCTGCGGCGTCAGCCTCGGCAACGACCTCTGCCTGGCCAGCGGCAACCACAACTTCAACACCACCAACCGCGAGATGCGCTACGACACGCGCTACGGGACCACCGTGCGTCCGTCGGTGGAGCGCTTCAACGCCTACCTCACCGGCCACTACGCGCTCGACAACGGCGTGGAAGCGTTCGGTGAAGTGGGCTACTACCAGGCCACCAGCGAAGCGCTGCAGCCGCCGGTGGTGAACCTCAACAGCCTGTGGATTCCCGCGAGCAACTACTGGAATCCCTTCGGTGCGACGACGCTGCCCGATGGCACGCCGAACCCGAACCGCCTGCCGGGCCTCACCAACGTGCCGGCCGCCGGCCTGCCGGTGCAGATGAGCAACTACCGCTATGTCGACACCGGCTTCCAGCGGGTGCGCGTGGAGAATTACCAGGCGCGCTTCCTGGCGGGCCTGCGCGGCGAGTGGAACGGCTGGAACTGGGAGACGGCACTGCTGTACTCCGAAGCCGAAGCCAAGGACCGGTCGCCGAACATCAACATGACCGCGCTGCAGCGGCAGCTGGCGCTGTCCACGCCGGATGCGTACAACCCGTTCAGCGGCGGCTGCGTGGCCACGCCGACGCACAGCGACTGCTCGCCGAGTTCGCAAGCCGCGATCGACGCCATCGTGTTCGACCTGGTCCGCGAATCGCGCACCACGCTGACCATGGCCGACTTCAAGATGAGCCGCGCCGACCTGTTCGCCTTGCCCGCCGGTGAAGTGGGCATCGCGTTCGGCGCGGAAGCGCGCCGCGAAACGCAGGAAGACAACCGCGACGCCAACCTCGACGGCACCTACACCTTCACCGACCTGGTCACCGGTGAGACCAACCTCAGCAACGTCGCCGCGGTGAGCCCGAACCCGGACACGCGCGGTTCCCGCAACGTCGGCTCGGCGTACGTGGAATTCGCGGTGCCGCTGGTCTCGGCCGACATGGACATCCCGCTCGTGCATCGCCTGGACATGCAGCTGGCGGGGCGTTACGAGCACTACTCGGACTTCGGTTCGGTGGCCAAGCCCAAGGTCGCGCTGGCCTGGGACTTGGTGGAAGGCGTGCGCCTGCGCGGTTCGTACTCGGAAGGCTTCCGCGCGCCGAACCTGGAGCAGACCAACGCCACCCAGTATTCGCGCCTGGCCAGCGGCGTGGACCACATCCGTTGCGAAGCCGACCTGCGCGCCGGCCGCATCGCCTCGTTCAGCGCCTGCGGGCAGAACACGGCGGGCGCCTCGCTCCTGGTGGCCGGCAATCCGGACCTCGATCCGGAGGAAAGCACCAACACCTCGTACGGCGTGGTGTTCCAGCCGGCCTTCATCCCCGAACGCTTCGGCAACTTCACCTTCACCGTCGATCGCTGGAAGATCAAGCAGGAGCAGATCGTCGGCCTGCTCGGTGCGCAGACCGCGCTGACGCTGGACTACCTCAACCGGGTGGAGGGCGGCGGAAACCCGCTGGTCGTGCGCGCCGCGCCCACGCAGGAGGACATCGATTTCTTCGCCGGCACCGGCATCGATGCGGTCGGCCAGGTCATCGCGATCAACGACCGCTTCATCAACCTGCAGCCGCAGACCGCCGGCGGGCTGGACATCGGCATGGACTGGTCGCTGCGTCGCACGCGCTTCGGCAGCTTCTCGGCCAGCCTCAACGCGACCAAGCTGATGGAGTTCACCCGCGACCCGGGCGACATCGTCAACGCGCTGTACGCCGCGCGCGCGGCCGGCACCATCGATCCGCTGACGCCGCTGCCGGATCCCAGCCAGCTGATCGGCCAGAACGGCCGTCCGGAATGGCGCGCGAGCGGTTCGCTCACCTGGAACAAGGGGCCGTGGCGCGTCGGTTACTCGGCGCAGTACATGAGCTCGTTCGAACAGCCGCAGCTGCTGGGCGTGTCGGGGGATCCGTGGGTGGTGGAAGATCGCCTGTTCCACAACCTGTACGGCCAGTACCGCTTCCCGGACGGCACCGCCCTGCGCCTGGGCGTGCGCGACCTGACCGACGAAGGCCCGGCGCTGGCCGATGGCGGCTACCGCGGTTCGCTGCACAATCCCTGGGGTCGCTACTTCTACGTCAACATCAGCCGGTCGTTCTGA